TCCGTGATCCCCATTCACCGTATGGACCCGGCCACATGTAATAGCCCACTTTGCTGGCAATGATCATTTCATCTCGATAAGGCTTCATATCTTCTGCCATAATCCGCCCGAAGTTCTCTTCGGCACTCCCAGGTTCCGGGCCATAGTTGTTGGCCAAATCGAAATAGGTAATCCCCAAATCAAAAGCTTGATGGATAATCGCCTTTTGATTTTCAAAGGAATCGACACTACCAAAGTTATGCCAGAGTCCAAGGCTCAAGGCAGGAATCTTGAGGCCACTTTTGCCAACCCGGTTATAAACCATTTTATCGTAACGATCTTTGGATGCTTGATACATTTCGCCATCTCCTAAATTGTTTAGCTTAAATGTAACACTTCGAGTATACTTGAAGTAAACTTATTTCGACTTGGGAGGTCAACTGTTTGAAAACCGCAACCGTGAAAACTTATTCGATCACCGAAGTATCTAAAATGTATCACTTGCCAACCACGACCTTGCGTTATTACGAAGACCTGGGCTTACTTTACGACATCCCCCGCATCAAGGGCCGACGGGCTTATACTCAGCAGCACCTCAACCGCCTGGGAGCGATTTGCTGCTTCAAAGATACCGGGATGACACTCAAGGAATTGCAGGAACTGTTTGCCGCCCAAGACGACGATGCGGACTTGGACAAAACCTGTGACATTTTGGATAACCACTATCAACGCGTCCTTGAACAACTGGCGCTTTTGAAAAAAAACGAACGTCACATCAAGCGCAAGGTCAGATTTTATCATGACATTCGAACCGCCAAGGAGAACCATTCAAAGATGCCGGATTGGGATGACTATCGGGATCGGGACTTTTAATTTGCTGGATTTTCCATAGTATGTGTAATTGCCGGTAACTTGTTATTGGCTAATTTTGATCGGATGACAACTATTCCAACCAGGGCATAAACGATTGCGACAATAATCGATCCGACCACTGAAACATTCCCAGACATATTTGCAGTAGAGGTAGAACCAGTGCTGATCTGACTTAAATACAAAATCGGAAAGTCAATTAGAAAATGGGCAAAAATCGTCGTGATTAATGATCCGGTTCTCACATAAATCGCTGCCAGCAAAATCCCCATCCCAAAAGTTTCAATCATCTGACAAACTGTATCCAGCAATGACTGATTTGCCAAATTGCTCAAATGCTGTAGGCTGAACAACAGACTTGATAAACCAATCGTAATTGCAACGCTACGCTTCGTCAGATGACGCTGAGTGAGGCGTTTGAATAAATCCCCAAAAATCACTCCCCTAAAGAGCAGTTCTTCAGAAATCGCCGTCAACAACGTCCACAGTATAATTGGAGGCAAAAGTTTCACCGGTCCTGATGAGATAAACAGGCTAATGTAGACAATACCAAAAAGGAAAAAGAGAGTTGTCTTTAAGGTAACATTAACGGAGAAATACAACTTCTGTTTGATTAGCCAGATATTTAACCCCAAAACTAGCAACACTTCGATCCCTTTGTACAAAATATTGCTGGTAAGATCTCCAAAGGGCAGTTTTAGGAGTACTGGAACTAATATGCCATTCTCCAAAAATTTCTCGATAATAATAAATCCCACTAGCATCCAAATCCACTTTCTGGGATTGTTGACCCAATTAGGTTTATTTTGTGTTATCATGCGGCACCTCGCTTGGAAAGTATTTTGATTCTACATCCAATATACAAAACTTTACTATCTTTACCAGAAAGCATTTGTTGCGCCCCCCCTAATTTCACATTAGGTTTGCGTTATTGGTTTCCGGTTTCTCTTTTTGTGAGTGAATTTTGCATTTGGTTTATCCAGCACATAAAAGTAGCGCCATGGAAGTTAAATCCCATGACGCTACTTTTATACAGAACTATTTAGGAGTCTTCGAAGTCAGTTCCAATTGATCCCAGAAAGTTGGGAAGAGGTAGTTGTTGTAGGCCGCCTGCTTAAAGTTCTTTAGTCGGTGGTTAACCGGCGTGAAACTCAGCAAGGTGCTTTGAGGCGCATAAGCGGCTTCTTTGTTCATATAAACCTGCCACTTCTTAAATTGCTTGATCCGATACTGCTGATTCCAAGCTTTATTACTATTCAAGCTGTTGAGTAACTTGGTGTTCTTCTTGGTCACAAAGTGTCCCATGTTATAAGTGGCATCTTCACCATAGAACTGGGTTGGCGTTGGTTCATAAGTTAACTGCCAGCCGCCAACGAAGACGTCAATCTGCTTTTGCTTTGGCTTGCCCAAGATTGAATAGAAGCTGTTAATCTCAAGTGGTCGGCCGTTGGTCATTTGAACGTTCAGACCTAATTTCCGCCACTGCTGAACTTCATATCGAGAAATTTCGTTGCTGGCAGCGGACCCCTGCATCGCGCCGAAGTGAATGGTCAATTTCTTGCCGTTGGGTTGGACGTACCACTTGCCCTTCTTCTTGTAACCGGCGTCTTTCAGCAGTTTCTTAGCTTTCGCCATATCATATGGGAACCCGGCTGCTTTATTATCATGATATTTCTTGAAAATTGGTGGAATCAAGGTATTTGGCCGCCATTGAACCCCACTCAATAATTTCTTGTTAACCTTGTCCAGGTCAACTGCGTACAGCATGGCCTTTCGCAGGTTCTTGTTACCCATTTTGCTGTGCTTATCCATGACATTCTTGTTGGTCTTGGTGTCAAAGTGGCCAACGTTGAAGCCAAAGTAACCATAACTTAAACCAGGTGCCCCAGCGAGGGTGTAGCCTTTGATATTCTTAACTGATTTATATTGACTGGCAGGCAGGCCGCCCAAAGCAAAGTCGAACTTTTTCGCCTTAAACGCCGCTGCAGCATTGCTTGAGGAAACAACTTGGATATTGACGTGCTTAATCTTTGGCTGCGGTCCCCAATAATATTTATTGGGTACCCAAGCAGTCGACTCACCTTGAACCTGGTTTTGCAGTTTGTAAGGTCCAACGAAAATTGGGTGTTTACGGACTGCAGGTGAGGACGATAACTTGGAAATCTTCACATTCTTAATGTGCTGATAAGGAACCACCGTCCCCCATAAGAATGAATTGCCGGCGTATTGCATCGCAGGGGATAAATGGGTGTAGTGGATCACCACTTGCTTGCCGTTTTGTCCATCAGGATAGGTAATCCCTGAAATCTGTTTCGCCTTGCCAGTGTGATAAGCAGCCATGCCTTTAATGGTTGCCATGTCAGATGAGTACTGTTCAGCGCCCGTATTTTGATTGCCGATGATTTCATAAGCGTACTCAACATCCTTGGCAATTACTGGGCTGCCGTTTGACCACTTGGCGTTTTTCCGTATGGTAATCGTAGCCGTGTTATTCGATCGGTCCAGCTTCAAGTTCGCCAGGCCGCCCTTGACAATCTTAAAATCTTTGTTGCTTTTAAACAACTGATCGCCACCACCTGGTGAATAGACATCAGAATCCTCAACGTTATCCTGTAGTACGGCAAGTGTAATCCCGGTAAACGGTGCGTCAACGACTTCAGCAGCGTTCAGCGTACTATCATCGTCTGCTTTGCTTGCCTTTCCAGTCGCACTATAAGTTGTCGGCATGGAAATGGGCTTGGATTGGGACTCGGATGATTTGTTGTTCGAACAGGCTGCGAATGCCAATGTCGACAGACTAATCGTCCCGATCACCAACCACTTCTTAACATTTTTCATGGCAATATCTCCCTCGTGAATATTATATGAAAATGAGATAGCTCTAATATTATTTTAATTATATATCTTGAATGGAAGGTATTGCAACACGCAAACCGGAAACCAAACAAAAAAGGCCAGAGATTTCTCCCCGACCAGATCCTAGTGATTGCAAAATGTTTTTCATTAATTTGGGATTTAGCTCCCATATAAATAATACCACACATGGGTACCTTTTAAACACCCGTGGACTGAAGTAATCTTTCAGCCTGCAAACCTTGTCCATTAAGATTTAGCACTTAGTTACTGAAAGCGGTAGCAACCACTCATAATCTATGGTACTATCGATTTGAATTATTCCGATATCGTCAGAGGAGCGTGAAACAATTATGAATTCCGGAGAAAAACAATCCTTAATCAAAGCCGTCAACGAAGCCTCTCCTGAGGGGCTTCGGCAATTCATAATTAATCAGGCGCAGTTCGATCCCACATTTTTTAGAGACGTGACCGCCCAATTTGGCGATCTCGACACGGATGCTGAGTTGGTGCAAACCAAGAAACTGATTCAAAGTACAGTCCGTAAAAACAAATCTTACGGCTTTATTGATTACCAAGGCTGCATTGTTGTTTGCAATGTCTTGGATGATGTGATCAATAAGTACATGCTCCGGTTCAGACAAGGCCATTATCATCATGCAATGAATGGCTTGCTGTTGGTCGTGGAAACGGCTGCGAAAATGCTCAGCGATGCCGACAGCAGTTCCGGTGCCTTAACCGACACGTTTGATCGTGTCTTTGGTTCGATGAAGAACTTAAGCACCAATATCGCCCCTGAGATTTTGGAATCACAAAAAGAAATCGTCATTAAGGACGTGGTTCGCGTTTTTAAGCGAAAAATATTTGCCGGCTGGCCCGAACAACGCTATCAGGTATTGTATAATGCCCTCCCGCTGATCACACCAAAGTCTGCCAAGCTTGCTCAATCCGCATCTCGGGCAGTTATCAAAGCAGCCGACGAAGGATTTGAAACGACTCAGTCTGAAATTTACGATAAAGTGCTTCATGCTCGGATCCTGATTCAACTTGGAGAGCAGTCCGATGCCGAGAAGTTTATGGACGAGCATAAAACCATTCCGCAAATTCGCGAAGTGGAAATCCAAAATGCGATTCAAAACAAAAACTATGTTCGAGCAGAAGAACTGTGCCTCGAGGCTTCAAAACAGGACCAGGGGTGGCGGCGAATTTGGGAGCGATATCTCATCAAAATTTATGACGCTACCGATCAGCAGCAAAAACAAGAAGCGGTTCTCGAAAACCGTCTGTTCGCAAACTACCCCGACGCATACGAACCACTCAAGAAACTGCGACAACAGGATAAGAGTTGGGATGCCCAATATCCGGCTTTCCTGGCTAAAGCGGCGAAGAAACTGACACCGGAAAACTATGCCTTCATCTTAGACAAGGAACGTGAATTCGATAAGCTCATGCAGCTAATCATGCAGAACCCTGAACTCACTGAAACTTATAGCAAGGACCTGTACCCTAACTACCCAGATGTCGTCAACAAGCTGTATTACCAAAACGTTGTTCTGAACGAAAAATATCCCGGCAGACAAGCCTATCGACGAATGGGCCGAAGAATCAAAAACTATACCGCATTCGGCAGCGTGCAAACCGCTATCAAATGGATCGATGGCTTAATCGATGAGTATCCATCCAGGCCTGCACTTGCTGAGGAACTGAATAAAGTGAAGAAAAAATTACAATAATCGGTAAGGCTGAGACCTCATCTTAGACTTGTTGAATCCGACTGTTATCGAGAATAAACGTGAAACGATCGGCTAAAACACAATCAGGCCATCATTCCAAAACTAGGAATGATGGCCTGTTTACATTAAATTATGAGATCAAAACGCCGTGCGTCTGACTCTCATGTTAGTATCAAGTTAAATTACCGTCGGCGATGTTTCACAACCGTAAAGAAATGAAGGATGCATCCCAACAACACATAGAAGATGACGACAAACGAAGCGTAGCGCCACCAGAAATCAGCAGTGGAAACCAAACGCAAACCAACTTGAATTCCCATCGTCAATAACGCCATCACAGCAACCATAAAGAATAATTCAATATATCGTTTCAATGTACTATCATCTCTCTTTTGTTCAGTATTCAGGCGGGCACCCCATTTGAGGCAGGCCTGTTTTTTGTTCTCGGGCAATGCCTTCATTCCCCAAGTGT
Above is a genomic segment from Lentilactobacillus buchneri containing:
- a CDS encoding MerR family transcriptional regulator, whose product is MKTATVKTYSITEVSKMYHLPTTTLRYYEDLGLLYDIPRIKGRRAYTQQHLNRLGAICCFKDTGMTLKELQELFAAQDDDADLDKTCDILDNHYQRVLEQLALLKKNERHIKRKVRFYHDIRTAKENHSKMPDWDDYRDRDF
- a CDS encoding CPBP family intramembrane glutamic endopeptidase; this encodes MITQNKPNWVNNPRKWIWMLVGFIIIEKFLENGILVPVLLKLPFGDLTSNILYKGIEVLLVLGLNIWLIKQKLYFSVNVTLKTTLFFLFGIVYISLFISSGPVKLLPPIILWTLLTAISEELLFRGVIFGDLFKRLTQRHLTKRSVAITIGLSSLLFSLQHLSNLANQSLLDTVCQMIETFGMGILLAAIYVRTGSLITTIFAHFLIDFPILYLSQISTGSTSTANMSGNVSVVGSIIVAIVYALVGIVVIRSKLANNKLPAITHTMENPAN
- a CDS encoding ABC transporter substrate-binding protein — translated: MKNVKKWLVIGTISLSTLAFAACSNNKSSESQSKPISMPTTYSATGKASKADDDSTLNAAEVVDAPFTGITLAVLQDNVEDSDVYSPGGGDQLFKSNKDFKIVKGGLANLKLDRSNNTATITIRKNAKWSNGSPVIAKDVEYAYEIIGNQNTGAEQYSSDMATIKGMAAYHTGKAKQISGITYPDGQNGKQVVIHYTHLSPAMQYAGNSFLWGTVVPYQHIKNVKISKLSSSPAVRKHPIFVGPYKLQNQVQGESTAWVPNKYYWGPQPKIKHVNIQVVSSSNAAAAFKAKKFDFALGGLPASQYKSVKNIKGYTLAGAPGLSYGYFGFNVGHFDTKTNKNVMDKHSKMGNKNLRKAMLYAVDLDKVNKKLLSGVQWRPNTLIPPIFKKYHDNKAAGFPYDMAKAKKLLKDAGYKKKGKWYVQPNGKKLTIHFGAMQGSAASNEISRYEVQQWRKLGLNVQMTNGRPLEINSFYSILGKPKQKQIDVFVGGWQLTYEPTPTQFYGEDATYNMGHFVTKKNTKLLNSLNSNKAWNQQYRIKQFKKWQVYMNKEAAYAPQSTLLSFTPVNHRLKNFKQAAYNNYLFPTFWDQLELTSKTPK